The genomic window TCCGACTTCTATCTTCATAATTGTATAGCCTCGCAAGACACACTTTATCATTATGACATAGACTCGAATACGCTACACCCTGTTTTTACGATGCATACGGGTCATGAGCCGATCTGCCATTATTTCACGGAGCTGCCCAATCACTTTCTAGTCACTTGGTATACACAGACCTCATGGAATAATGAGTTACCCCGTTTCCCGAAAATCCTAGTAGACAAACAAAGCCTTAAAGGTTGTTTCGTGAATTTGAAATGGAATATGCTAGGGAATATAGATGGGCCTACCAATCCGTCCTTCAATCGAGGTTATTTCACTGCGATCATGGAACCTTACGCATTAAAAGAGCAATTGGAAAAGGTTCTGACTTCCACTCAAAAATTATTCCCAGAAGTATTGAGTAAAGTGAAGAAGTTGAATAATCAAATTACTGATGATGACAATTGTATCGTTTTTATAGGGAAGTTGAAAACAAAATAAAATAGGACAAGCATATGATACAGATTATTCTTGTTAATGAAGAATCCAGAGCATCCCAATATGGAATTGGCACATATATAAAGCAACTTTGTTTAATTCTTTCACAGAAGCAAGGGATTCATCTTAGCGTGATATGTTGTCGTTCAACAAAAAATGATTTTTATATAGAACGCAAAGGAGATATAGATTATTATCATATACCTGATACGATACAAAATAATGATCCAGAAATTAGAATAAAAACTTATTATAAGAATATATGGTATCTAATATTTCCTTACTTTAGCTCGCATAGTAAAGAGAATATCATATTACATATCAATTATTATCAGCACATTCATCTGTTAAATACATTTCGTGCTTTTTTTTCTAAAGGACGATGTTGCTTTACTATTCATTATATGGATTGGTGCTTTAAAATAAAAGGAAATTATTCTTATTTAAAAAGTATTCTTTACAAAGAATTAGACAGTATCAAAAATCCTTTGGAAAAAAATATCAAAGAAATATGCGAAAAAGAAAAAAATGTATTTGAACAAGTTGATAAGATTATTTGCTTGTCAAATAGTACACAAAATCTATTGAGTAAAATATATGATTTACCTATAAACAAATTTTGTATTTTATATAATGGTCTTAAAGATGAATCTATATTATTGAATAGCGATAAACGATTGAATCTTAAAAAGAATTTCCTTTTTAGTAAAGAAGAAAAAATTATTCTTTTTGTTGGTCGTTTAGATGAAATAAAAGGGCTGGGAGAATTAATTTTTACTTTCAAAAAACTACTGCAAATTGACCCTTATTGCCATTTAGTTATTGTAGGAGATGGGTTTTATTCTTACTATTTAAATTCTTGCAATCCAACATGGAATAAGATTACATTTACTGGAAAACTAAATAAAGAAGACTTATACAAATTATACCAAATCGCAGATATTGGTGTATTACCATCATTCCATGAACAATGTAGTTATGTGGCAATTGAAATGATGATGTATGGGATACCTCTTGTTGCAAGTACATCTACAGGTTTATCAGAAATGATAGAGGATGGAGTCTCAGGATATCATATACCAATCATTGAATATGAGAATCACACAGATTTAAATACCTATGAATTACAATCTAAACTTTTAATATTATTAAAAGATTCTTCTATGCGAAAAGAAATGGCTAAAAATTCTCGTCTACGCTATGAGAGATATTATACGTCTGAAATATTTAGTTCTTGTATGCAAGAATTTTATAATAGATTTGTTTTGTGATTTTAGAGTTCCCTATATATCGTCAACTAGACGCAAAGGACTGTGGTCCTAGCTGCCTCCGTATGATCGCCAAGTTCTATGGTCGTGTGTACTCGATCCAGAACTTACGGGAGAAAGCCTTCATCACACGGGAAGGGGTCTCTATGCTCGGTATCAGCGAGGCGGCGGAGGCGATCGGGTTCCGGACACAGGGCGTGCGGATCACGGTGGAGGAATTGGAAAAGGAATGTCCCCTACCCTGCATACTGCACTGGAACCAATGGCATTTCGTGGTTTGCTACAAGATAAGGAAAGGGAAGTTCTACATAGCGGACCCGGCGGCGGGACTTATCACCTATACGAGGGAGGAGTTCAAGCGGTGCTGGGTCAGTACCAAGGTGGACGGGCAGGATACCGGGACGGCGCTCTTGCTGGAACCGGGGCCGGAGTTCTACGGGATGGAGGACGAGGGGAGAGACAGGAAACGTAACCTCGGATTCTTTTTCCGATATATATCGCCCTACAGGCGTGAGATGGCACAGCTCGTGCTGGGCATGCTGACCGCCAGTGTACTGCAACTCATCCTGCCTTTCCTCACGCAGAGCCTGGTGGATACCGGTATACGGGACAACAACCTGGGTTTCATAACCTTGATCCTTATATCGCAATTAGTGATCTTTATCGCCAAGCTATCCGTGGACTTCATACGGAGCTGGATATTGCTGCACGTAAACACGAGGATCAATATCGCCTTGATCTCCGATTTCCTCGCCAAGCTGATGCGTCTGCCCCTGCATTTCTTCGATACCAAGATGGTGGGCGATATCATGCAGCGCATCGGTGACCATGACCGCGTCGAGGCTTTCATGACGGGGACATCCATCAATACGCTCTTCTCTTTCGTCAACTTCATCGTGTTCGGGTTCGTGCTGGCCTATTACGACTGGACGATACTGGGACTCTTCTTGGTAGGTAACGGGTTATACGTGGCGTGGGTACTCGCTTTCATGAGATGGAGGAGGGAGCTGGACGTAAAGCGTTTCTCGCAGGCGGCCGGGGAACAAAGCAACCTATTCCAGCTCATCACCGGCATGCAGGAGATCAAGCTGAATAATTGCGAGACCAAGATGCGCTGGAAATGGGAACGGATACAGGTAAAACTTTTCAAGATAGGGATCAAGGGGTTGGCGTTACAACAATACCAGCAACTCGGGGCGGTCTTTTTCAACCAGACCACGAACATACTCATCTCCTTCATCGCGGCACGGGCCGTCGTGCAAGGGGATATGACGCTGGGTATGATGATGTCGGTGACCTACATCGTGGGGCAGCTCTCTTCGCCTATCGAGCAATTGATCGATTTCTCACGGTCCCTACAGGACGCGAAGATCAGTCTGGAGCGACTCGGCGAGATACACGGGAAGGAGGACGAGGAACAGGCAGGCGGGATAAGGCTGAATGTTCTCCCCGATGACAGGACGCTACGGCTGGAAAACCTCAGCTTCAGCTATGACGGCGCAGACCGGGATTACGTGCTGGAGGATATCAACCTGACGATACCCCATAACAGGGTGACCGCCATCGTGGGGGCCAGCGGGAGCGGGAAGACGACGATCGTGAAACTCCTGCTCGGTTTTTATAACCCCAACAAGGGGGACGTGAGGATCGGCGATACCTCCCTCAAGAACTTGAATCCTCACGTATGGCGTAGCAAGACCGGTTCGGTCATGCAGGATGGTTTTATCTTCTCGGATACGATCGCCAACAACATCGCCCCCGGCGAAGAGGTGGTGGACAAGGAACGCCTGCTGCATGCCGTGACGGTGGCGAATATCCGGGATTTCATCGACTCGCTCCCGCTGGGCTATAATACGAAGATCGGCATGGAGGGAAACGGAGTGAGCCAAGGGCAGAGACAGCGTATCCTGATCGCCCGGGCGGTGTACAAGAATCCCGACTTCATCTTCCTGGACGAGGCCACGAACGCCTTGGACGCCAACAACGAGCGGGAGATCATGGAGCAGTTGCACGCCTTCTACAAAGGACGGACGGTGGTGGTCGTGGCGCATCGGCTAAGCACGGTACGTGACGCGGACAAGATCGTGGTGCTGGACAAGGGACGCATCGTGGAGGAAGGGACGCATCAGGAACTCACGGCCTTGCGGGGGACTTATTATAAGTTGGTGAAGAACCAGTTGGAGCTTGGGAATTGAAAATTGAGAATTGAAAATTAGTTGGAGAAGGGAAATAAGGACATAGAGCTGAGGAGCGAGGAGGTGCAGGAGGTGATGGGGCAAGTGCCGGCCTGGATCGTACGGTGGGGGATAACGCTGTTATTCCTCGTGGTCGTAGCGTTGCTGGTGGGGAGCTGTTTCTTCAAGTATCCTGACGTGATCACGGCTGACATGACATTGACGGGGCAACATCCCGCAACGGCGGTGGTGACACGGGCGGCGGGGAAGATACAGGAGCTGCTCGTCAGGGATAATCGTCCGGTAAGGCAGGGGGATTGGCTGGCGGTCATAGAGAATCACGCCGACACGGACGATGCCATCTATCTGGATAAGGCGTTGGAACGATCCGGAAGCGACGTGGATAGCCTGGACAAGGCATTATCAAAGTACAAGGAGCTATCGCTGGGTGATATGCAAGCGGCTTACTCGGGACTACTGTCGGCGCTCCATGCCTGCGTCAATTACAGGGAGATCGATTATTATCCGCAAAAAATGGCCTCCATCCGCAAACAGATAGCGTTGTATAAGGCTTACTATAACGAGACCGAACGGCAGCGGAAGACCCTCTCGGAGCAATTCGCCTTGACAAGGCGGCAATACGCCCGGGATTCATTATTGTATAGCCGGTCCGTGATTTCTTCCTACGAGCATGAGACCGCACGGGCTTCCCTGCTGCAAAGCCGTTATTCGCTGGAAGGGGCGTCAGCCTCGGCCGAGAATCTCCGGATACAGATCGGGGAGCAAGAGCAATCCTTGCTGGATCTGACGCTGGAGCGGAGCGAGAAAGAATTTACGCTACGGCAGGAATTACAGACCGCCCGGGAACAATTGCTGAACAGCATGAACGAGTGGAGGTTGCGTTATTGCCTCATCGCCCCGGTAGGGGGTGTCGTGACTTTCACCAAGTACTGGAATGAGAACCAATATATCCCATCCGGAGAGGTGGCTTTCACCGTCGTGCCGCAAGGCGAGGGCCGGCTGGTGGGGAAGGTGCGCATACCGATAGCACGCTCGGGAAAAGTCCAGAGAGGCCAGCGGGCGATCGTCCGTTTCTCCAATTTCCCGGATCAGGAGTTTGGAGTGGTAAACGGCGTGGTATCGAATATCTCATTGGTCCCCACCGACGAGTACTATACGGCGGATATCGATTTTCCAGAGGGGCTGAGAACCAATTACGGTATCGACCTGCCCGTCTCGCCCGAGACGCAAGCCTCCGCGGAGATCGTAACGGAAGAATTACGCCTGATCGAACGATTCTTCCTCCCGATCAAACGGATCGTGAAGGAAGGATTTTAAAGTCGCTAGGGTCCGTCATGCACCTTGTTTAGAACTATTATAGTTTAATAGCTGTACTGTTAAAACTAAAAACTTATATTTGCATGTTGATAAATAAGAGGGCGGGTGATTGTCCTACCCTTACAGTGCAATGATTTAGATTATGTTAAAGCAACAGTTACAACAAAAGTTACAGCAAAAGCTATCCCCTCAGCAGATACAGTTGATACGGCTTCTGGAGCTTCCTGCGATCGAGTTGGAAGAACGTGTGAAGCATGAGCTGGAAGATAACCCAGCCTTGGAGGAAGGAAAAGAGCCTGTTGATGATTTTGAACGAACTGAAAGCGAGGAGGGGGGAGAAGAGATCCCTTCTGTTGATACTGAGACCGACCTTTCTTTGGGAGATTATTTAACGGAAGACGATATACCTGATTATAAGCTACGGGAAATGACCGAGCGTGCGGAACGGAAAGAGGATGTCCCCTTCTCCGTAAGCCAATCCTTGAATGAGTTTCTGTTACAGCAGCTCGGGTTAAGGGATTTACCGGATAAGCAAATGAAAATAGCGGAGTATATCATTGGAAATATCGATGATGACGGTTATTTGAGACGGGACCTTTCGGCGATAGCGGACGATTTGATCTTCCAAGCCGGACAAGAGGTAGATGAGAAGGAGATCGAGTCTATCTTGAATATCATCCAAGATTTTGAGCCTGCCGGGGTAGGTGCCCGTGACTTGAAAGAATGTCTGTTGATCCAGCTGGATAAGAAGGAGAATACTCCGGTTACAAATTTGGCGATTCGTGTTTTGACCGAATATTTCGAGGAGTTCACCCGCAAACATTACGATAAGATCTTACGAGGTCTCGATATCGATGAGGAAACGTTAAAGAAGGTCATTCACGAGATTACTATGTTAAATCCGAAACCCGGAAGTAGTTGGGGTGGTTCTATGGAAGTGGCGATGAGCCAGATCATCCCGGATTTCGTGGTGGAAGCGCATAATGGAGAGCTTATCTTGAGCATGAATAACCGGGGGGTACCGGATATGCGTATCAACCGGGAGTATGCCGAGATGTTTCAGGATTATACGGCGAATAAGGCGAACCAAACCGCTGAGAGGCGGGATGCCGTACAGTTCGTGAAACAAAAGTTGGATTCCGCCCAGTGGTTCATCGACGCTATCAAGCAACGTAATGAGACCTTGCAGCGTACCATGGAGGCGATTATCTATTTACAACGGGACTTTTTCCTGACAGGCGATGAGGCTACCCTCCATCCCATGATCTTGAAAGACGTAGCGGAGCGTGCGGGATATGATATCTCCACTATTTCCCGGGTAAGTAACAGTAAATATGTGCAAACGAATTTCGGTATTTATCCGTTGAAATACTTTTTCTCCGAGTCTATGCAGACCGATACCGGCGAGGAGATCTCGACCCGTGAGGTGAAAAAGATTATGAAAGAGCATGTAGATGCCGAAGACAAACGAAAACCGTTGACCGATGAGGAGTTGGCTACGATCCTGAAAGAAAAAGGATATGTCATCGCCCGGCGTACGGTAGCGAAATACAGGGAGCAACTGGGGATTCCGGTAGCTCGTCTGAGAAAAGAAATATAAAAGCGTATGAAGCTATTCTCGAATATAATATCCTTCGTGTTCCATCCGTTGCTTATGGTGACCTATGGGATCGTGTTGGCGTTGATGTTTACATTCCTCGCCATTTACCCGTTACCTGTGAAGCTGCTGATTGCCGGAGGCACCTTTATTTCGACAGCGATAGTTCCCGGACTTTTCATTTTCTTATTGGTGAAAAATGGCGCGGCCGGCGATATAGAGCTTTCCGACCGGAAGGAACGAGTGGTTCCTTATCTGATTTTTATCACTTCCATCTTGGTCTGTATCTTTTTCCTGTATAAGATGCTGATGCCGTTTTGGTTGTTGGCGATGCTGATCGGGGCTTGCGTAGCCTTGGTAATCGCCTTATGCGTCAATTTCGCTTGGAAGATTAGCGCGCATGCCATTGGTATCGGCGGGTTACTGGGCGCTATTATGGGAGTGGCGCGTATCCATATGATAAATCCCTACTGGGCTTTTATAGTCGTGTTGATCGTGGTCGGTTTATTAGGTACCTCGCGCATCTTTTTAAAAAGACATACACCAATGCAGGTATATGCGGGGTTTTGTCTGGGATTTATATGTACCTTTGTAGCCTCATTAATGAGTTATATCTATTTATTCATCTAATAAAAACACTAAAATTATGAATTTTCCTGCAGATTTAAAGTACACAAAAGACCATGAGTGGATTCGTGTAGAAGGTGACGTAGCTTATGTTGGTATTACTGATTACGCTCAAGGCGAGCTAGGTGAGATCGTTTATGTAGACATTACGACAGAGGGGGAGACCGTCGCTAAAGAAGAGGTGTTCGGTACGATTGAAGCTGTTAAGACTGTTTCCGATCTTTTCATGCCGGTTAGCGGAGAGGTTTTGGAAGTAAACGCTGAATTGGAAGACGCTCCTGAATTGGTTAATGAAGACGCTTATGGTAAAGGTTGGTTAATCAAGATTTCTCTTACGGACGCTTCTGAGTTGGAGGAACTATTATCCGCTGAAGACTATCAAAAATTAATCGCTAAATAAGAATGACACCTGTTGTAAGTATTATCATGGGTAGTACCTCGGATCTACCCGTTATGGAGAAGGCGGCTAAGTTCTTGGATGAGATGGAGATCCCGTTCGAGATGCATGCTCTATCCGCACACCGTACTCCCGCTGAGGTGGAGGCTTTCGCCAAAGGAGCTAAAGGACGTGGAATCAAGGTTATCATCGCCGCTGCCGGAATGGCCGCTCATCTTTGCGGTGTGATCGCTTCCATGACGACGGTTCCCGTGATCGGCGTGCCTATTAACTCTACGCTGGACGGTATGGATGCCTTGTTGGCTATCGTACAGATGCCTCCGGGAATCCCTGTGGCTACTGTCGGCATCAATGGCGCTTTGAACGCTGGTATCCTTGCGGTGCAGATGCTTGCCGTCGGCGACGAGCAACTTCAGGAGAAGCTATCCGCTTATAAGGAGGATTTGAAGAAGAAAATCGTGAAGGCTAACGAGGAGTTGGCTAAGGTTTCTTTTAAATACAAAACTAATTAATTGAAAGTTGAAAGTTGAGAATTGAAAATTAAGGAGAAAGTCTCTCTTTAGGTTTTCAGTTCTCAACACTCATTCTCAATTTTCAATTCTCAATTTTCAATGAACAATGGCTTACTTTAATTACAACCGCCGTAAATCATCCGTTGCCCAAATCGGTGACACACCCATGGGAGGTGAGAATCCTATCCGTATTCAATCCATGGCTAATGTATCAACGATGGATACGGAGGCGGCGGTAGCTCAAGCGATCCGTATGATCGAGGCGGGAGCTGAGTATGTGCGTTTTACGGCACAGGGGGAACGGGAAGCCCGAAACTTGGGCGAGATTCGTAAACAATTGAATGAGCAAGGGTATACGACTCCTTTGGTCGCTGATATCCATTTTAATCCTAGAGCGGCTGATGCCGCCGCCGGTGAGGTGGAAAAGGTACGTATCAATCCGGGAAACTATGTAGATAAGGTAAAGACATTCAGCCATCTTGAATATACGGATGAGGAATATGCCGCCGAGATCGAGAAGATCCGCGAGCGGTTCGTCCCTTTCTTGAATATTTGTAAGGCACATGGCACCGCTATTCGTATCGGTGTGAATCATGGCTCGCTCTCCGATCGTATCATGAGCCGTTATGGTGATACGCCCGAGGGGATGGTAGCGAGTTGTATGGAGTTTCTTCGCATTTGCCGGGAGGAGAATTTCCCGGATGTGGTTATTTCGATTAAGGCTTCCAATACCGTTGTCATGGTAAGGACCGTGCGGTTGTTGGTTCGTACGATGGAGGCCGAGAATATGCATTACCCCTTGCACCTTGGGGTAACGGAGGCGGGTGACGGTGAGGACGGGCGTATCAAGAGCGCTGTTGGAATCGGTACGCTTCTATGTGACGGTATCGGTGATACGATCCGGGTTTCCTTGAGTGAGGACCCCGAGGCGGAAATGCCGGTAGCGCGTAAATTGGTGGATTATATTAGGGAACGGGAAAATCATCGTCCTATCGAGGCTTCGATGGCTCCCGGTTTCGATACGGTGGCGACAAGCCGTCGTATAAGCCGTGTGGTGGAAGGTATCGGAGGTACTTTCTCGCCAGTCGTGATCTCCGATCGTAGTAGCGGGGATTTTGAGTTTGATTATTTGTCCTTGCCGGACTATATA from Parabacteroides distasonis ATCC 8503 includes these protein-coding regions:
- a CDS encoding HlyD family secretion protein; translation: MEKGNKDIELRSEEVQEVMGQVPAWIVRWGITLLFLVVVALLVGSCFFKYPDVITADMTLTGQHPATAVVTRAAGKIQELLVRDNRPVRQGDWLAVIENHADTDDAIYLDKALERSGSDVDSLDKALSKYKELSLGDMQAAYSGLLSALHACVNYREIDYYPQKMASIRKQIALYKAYYNETERQRKTLSEQFALTRRQYARDSLLYSRSVISSYEHETARASLLQSRYSLEGASASAENLRIQIGEQEQSLLDLTLERSEKEFTLRQELQTAREQLLNSMNEWRLRYCLIAPVGGVVTFTKYWNENQYIPSGEVAFTVVPQGEGRLVGKVRIPIARSGKVQRGQRAIVRFSNFPDQEFGVVNGVVSNISLVPTDEYYTADIDFPEGLRTNYGIDLPVSPETQASAEIVTEELRLIERFFLPIKRIVKEGF
- the purE gene encoding 5-(carboxyamino)imidazole ribonucleotide mutase, with product MTPVVSIIMGSTSDLPVMEKAAKFLDEMEIPFEMHALSAHRTPAEVEAFAKGAKGRGIKVIIAAAGMAAHLCGVIASMTTVPVIGVPINSTLDGMDALLAIVQMPPGIPVATVGINGALNAGILAVQMLAVGDEQLQEKLSAYKEDLKKKIVKANEELAKVSFKYKTN
- the rpoN gene encoding RNA polymerase factor sigma-54; protein product: MLKQQLQQKLQQKLSPQQIQLIRLLELPAIELEERVKHELEDNPALEEGKEPVDDFERTESEEGGEEIPSVDTETDLSLGDYLTEDDIPDYKLREMTERAERKEDVPFSVSQSLNEFLLQQLGLRDLPDKQMKIAEYIIGNIDDDGYLRRDLSAIADDLIFQAGQEVDEKEIESILNIIQDFEPAGVGARDLKECLLIQLDKKENTPVTNLAIRVLTEYFEEFTRKHYDKILRGLDIDEETLKKVIHEITMLNPKPGSSWGGSMEVAMSQIIPDFVVEAHNGELILSMNNRGVPDMRINREYAEMFQDYTANKANQTAERRDAVQFVKQKLDSAQWFIDAIKQRNETLQRTMEAIIYLQRDFFLTGDEATLHPMILKDVAERAGYDISTISRVSNSKYVQTNFGIYPLKYFFSESMQTDTGEEISTREVKKIMKEHVDAEDKRKPLTDEELATILKEKGYVIARRTVAKYREQLGIPVARLRKEI
- a CDS encoding TIGR04157 family glycosyltransferase, translated to MIQIILVNEESRASQYGIGTYIKQLCLILSQKQGIHLSVICCRSTKNDFYIERKGDIDYYHIPDTIQNNDPEIRIKTYYKNIWYLIFPYFSSHSKENIILHINYYQHIHLLNTFRAFFSKGRCCFTIHYMDWCFKIKGNYSYLKSILYKELDSIKNPLEKNIKEICEKEKNVFEQVDKIICLSNSTQNLLSKIYDLPINKFCILYNGLKDESILLNSDKRLNLKKNFLFSKEEKIILFVGRLDEIKGLGELIFTFKKLLQIDPYCHLVIVGDGFYSYYLNSCNPTWNKITFTGKLNKEDLYKLYQIADIGVLPSFHEQCSYVAIEMMMYGIPLVASTSTGLSEMIEDGVSGYHIPIIEYENHTDLNTYELQSKLLILLKDSSMRKEMAKNSRLRYERYYTSEIFSSCMQEFYNRFVL
- the gcvH gene encoding glycine cleavage system protein GcvH; this encodes MNFPADLKYTKDHEWIRVEGDVAYVGITDYAQGELGEIVYVDITTEGETVAKEEVFGTIEAVKTVSDLFMPVSGEVLEVNAELEDAPELVNEDAYGKGWLIKISLTDASELEELLSAEDYQKLIAK
- a CDS encoding 4-hydroxy-3-methylbut-2-en-1-yl diphosphate synthase, whose product is MAYFNYNRRKSSVAQIGDTPMGGENPIRIQSMANVSTMDTEAAVAQAIRMIEAGAEYVRFTAQGEREARNLGEIRKQLNEQGYTTPLVADIHFNPRAADAAAGEVEKVRINPGNYVDKVKTFSHLEYTDEEYAAEIEKIRERFVPFLNICKAHGTAIRIGVNHGSLSDRIMSRYGDTPEGMVASCMEFLRICREENFPDVVISIKASNTVVMVRTVRLLVRTMEAENMHYPLHLGVTEAGDGEDGRIKSAVGIGTLLCDGIGDTIRVSLSEDPEAEMPVARKLVDYIRERENHRPIEASMAPGFDTVATSRRISRVVEGIGGTFSPVVISDRSSGDFEFDYLSLPDYIYIGKEDPDNLPDNFRLLVDAHFWKERPNAFPCFIASEAEELKDYDCPLKFIRLTYMDLTDRMLEILKADKTVVVLLSTHHRNGVGSQRAAMHKLLMAGCDVPVVLHRDFRETDVELLQLKSAADFGTLLLDGFGDGLMLHNEGCEAVVSDRCMFGILQATRTRISKTEYISCPSCGRTLYDLQTTIARIKEATSHLKGLKIGIMGCIVNGPGEMADADYGYVGAGRGQISLYKGKECVLKNIPEEDAVERLVQLIKENGDWVN
- a CDS encoding peptidase domain-containing ABC transporter, which translates into the protein MIAKFYGRVYSIQNLREKAFITREGVSMLGISEAAEAIGFRTQGVRITVEELEKECPLPCILHWNQWHFVVCYKIRKGKFYIADPAAGLITYTREEFKRCWVSTKVDGQDTGTALLLEPGPEFYGMEDEGRDRKRNLGFFFRYISPYRREMAQLVLGMLTASVLQLILPFLTQSLVDTGIRDNNLGFITLILISQLVIFIAKLSVDFIRSWILLHVNTRINIALISDFLAKLMRLPLHFFDTKMVGDIMQRIGDHDRVEAFMTGTSINTLFSFVNFIVFGFVLAYYDWTILGLFLVGNGLYVAWVLAFMRWRRELDVKRFSQAAGEQSNLFQLITGMQEIKLNNCETKMRWKWERIQVKLFKIGIKGLALQQYQQLGAVFFNQTTNILISFIAARAVVQGDMTLGMMMSVTYIVGQLSSPIEQLIDFSRSLQDAKISLERLGEIHGKEDEEQAGGIRLNVLPDDRTLRLENLSFSYDGADRDYVLEDINLTIPHNRVTAIVGASGSGKTTIVKLLLGFYNPNKGDVRIGDTSLKNLNPHVWRSKTGSVMQDGFIFSDTIANNIAPGEEVVDKERLLHAVTVANIRDFIDSLPLGYNTKIGMEGNGVSQGQRQRILIARAVYKNPDFIFLDEATNALDANNEREIMEQLHAFYKGRTVVVVAHRLSTVRDADKIVVLDKGRIVEEGTHQELTALRGTYYKLVKNQLELGN